The genomic stretch GCCATTTCGGAGATCGTCTCCCGGGATAGGACGCCTTTAGTCGTTGGAGGGACCGGTCTCTACATCAAGGCCCTTATCTATGGTTTAGCCCCCTTAAGCGGTAAGGTTGGCCCTGTAAGGGAGCGGCTAAAAGAGGAGCTTCGGGAAAGGGGCCGAGAGGTCCTCTACAGGCGACTTCAAAGCATCGATCCTCAGGCCGCCGCCCGGATTTCGCCAGGTGATACCGTCCGCCTTCTGCGGGCTCTGGAAATCTACGAGCTCACGGGAGAGCCGGCCAGCAGGATCTGGGAAAGGCATCGCTTTGCCCGGCCCCGCTACCAGGCCCTGAAAATCGGCCTTACTCTTCCCCGCCCCATCCTTTACGCCCGGATCGAAGAACGGACCAGACAAATGTTCGCCCAGGGCCTTGTAGAGGAGGTGAAGGGCCTTCTGTCCCGGGGATTCTCTCCAGACATCAAACCCCTTAAAGCTATCGGCTACCGTCAGGTCGTGGCCTATCTTGAGGGAAAACTCACCCTGGAGGAGACCGTGGCCGAAGTGGTTAAAGAAACCAAGCGCTACGCCAAACGACAACTGACCTGGTTTCGGGCCGACAAGGAAATCTTCTGGTTCTCCCCCCAGGAGACGGAGAAGATCATCGAGCTTACCCGGAGGTTCCTTGCCCAACGATGAACATTCCCAATCTGATCACCCTTCTGAGAATCCTCCTTGTTCCGGCCTTTGTTATTCTCCTGTTGAGGGGCTATCGGGAGGGGGCCCTGGCCTTATTTATTGCCGCCGGGGTTAGCGACGGGCTGGATGGTTTTCTGGCCCGGAGCCTTAAACAGCAGACCACTTTAGGGGCCGTACTTGACCCCCTGGCCGACAAGCTACTCCTTTCCACCTCTTATGTCACCCTGGCCATCATCTCTTACCTGCCTGATTGGCTGGCAGTCCTGGTAATCTCCCGAGATGTGCTTATTACCCTGGGAGTGGTGATCATCTTTATCTTTCGTAGCCAGGTAGAAATCAGACCAACCCTCATCAGCAAGGCCACCACCTGCCTCCAGATAGCCACTGTGGCTCTGGCTCTCTATAATGGAGAAGGAGTCGGGTTAAAATACTTCATCTACCTTACGGCGGCGGCTACTATCTGTTCTGGACTTCACTATGTATATAAAGGGATCCGACTTCTCTCTGAGGAGAACTGATGCCCGTATTTGATAACCAAAAGTGGACCAACCTTCTTCAGCTGGCCAGATCGGGCCGAATTGCTCCTGTATATCTCTTCACCGGAGACGAAACCCTTTGCCGCCTGCGTCTCAAGGAACTAAGCCGCTGTCTCCATGAACAAGGATACCTCTTAAAGGAACTCGAAGACGAAGAGGAACTTTTCCACGAGCTCTCAAGCGGATCACTTCTGGGGATAAGACAGCTTCTGCGTCCAGACCCCCCTCTTTCGCCCGGGGGCCAGGAACGGCTGGCCAGGATGGTGCGCGGCGGTCTTCCTCCAGGTCTTTGTGTAGCCCTTTTTCTATCTGGCCCCGGCGAGTCCCTCAAAAAGGCCGCCCGAGATAAAGGAGCTCTGATCCATCTCCGCCCCCCGGGAAAGGGTAGAGACCGACGCCCCCTTTTTAAGGAAGAGGCCTTAAGATTGGCCTCCGCCTGGGGAAAGACTCTGGGGTCAGGAGCCCTTGAGCTCCTTTACCAGAGGATCGGCGATGACCTCTTTGCCCTGGCCACGGAGATCGAAAAACTGGCCCTGGCTGCCGGCCCCAGAAGGGAGATCTCCAAAGACCTGGTTGATGAGCTCACTCCTCTGATAAAAGAAGAGTCCCTCCTGGGACTGGCCGAGACCATCACCACCGGAGACCTCAGGAGGGCTCTGAGAATCATTCACCGCCTTCTTGAAGGAAGCGGTCTTCCGGCCCTTAAGATTCTGGCTGCCCTGGCCACTTATCTGCGTCGTCTCCTTCAGGCCCTCTGTCTCCTGGAAGAAGAGGGGTTGGATACCCTACCCTCCTATCCGATCTTCAGCAAAACCATCTTCCCCAAGTTAAAGGAAAAGCTGCCCGAATATCCTGATCTAAAAGGCCTTCATCCCTATGCCCTCTACCTTCTACTTGAACGGGCCAGACCCCAGAGACTCGATGACCTGATAGAGATTTATCTCCAGCTGGCCGAGACCGATATGGCCCTGAAAGGAGGATCCTCCCTAGGATACCTGACCTTGGAGAATTTCGTGGTAACCTGGGCCAGAAAGACCGGAGGAATAAGATGAGCCTCTATCATCGCCTGGCCAAGTTTCTTTTTGAGGCGGCCATGCTCAAGAGAACACCGCGCACCGGGTATCAATACCTGGGCAGTGGGGAGGAAAACGTTGCCGCCCACAGTTATGGCACAGCTATCATCGGAATGGTCCTTTCTGAAATGGCTAAAGACGTGGACCGGTGCCGGTTAATCTGCCTCTGTCTCCTCCACGACCTGCTTGAGGCCCGCACCGGCGATCTAAACGCCCTCAACAAACTCTATGAAGAGCCCGATGAGGAGGCGGCAGCAGAGGACATGGCCCGGGATCTGCCCTTTGGAGACCGGATCAGAGAACTCCTTAGCGAGTATCGAACCGGCCAGAGCCGGGAGGCCCTTTTGGCCCACGATGCCGACCAGCTGGATATGCTCCTTTCTCTCAAGGAGCAACAGGACCTTGGAAACCCCTACGCTCCCCGCTGGATCAAATTTGTCAAACGAAGAATCAAGACCCCGGAGGCCCGCCGCCTGGCTGAGGCCATCTGTGAGACGGATTGGGCCAGCTGGTGGCTGGATAAATTCGTAGAAAGGGGAGATGAAGGTTGAAAAAGCTTCTTCTGTTCCTCATCTTGGCGGTCATCGGTCTAAATAGCCCGGCAGTGGCCCAAAAAATTACCCTTATTTATACGGGAAAGACCTGGGGTGAGGTGGCCCCCTGCCACACCTGAAAGGGAGTTCTGGTGGGAGGGCTGGCCCGGAGGGTCGCCTTCATAAAAAAAATCAAGGCCGAGGCCCCAAACGTTGTCTTGGTAGACACCGGTGACAGTCTTGCCTTCTGGCCAGAGCTTAGACCACTTCAGATGGGTATGGCCCAAAGAAAGGCCGCTGCTCTGGCCAAGGTTTATCACTATCTGGGGTATGAGGCGGTGGGGATCGGCCGCCGGGATCTAGGGCTGGGAGCTAAAGAACTTAAGCGTCTCTCCCGCGAGGTTCCCCTTATCTCGAGTAATTTAAAGACCCGGGACTTTACTCCTCTAAAGGAGAAGGTGGTAGAGGTCGCAGGGGTAAGGATCGGTATTTTCGCCCTTACCGCCCCGATCCAAAAAACGGGCTTTGCCATGGAGGATCCTCTTACGGCGGCCGAAAAATCGGTGTCTCGTTTAAGAGAGCAGGGAGCTGACCTGGTGATCTGCCTCTCCAACCTGGGGGAAGAAGGAGACGAAGATCTGGCCGAGGATATCAGGGGGATAGATCTTATCCTGGGAAGTGGACCGGGGCCGCGCTTGTACAAGCCGGAAGAAATCGACGGAGTCTTTATTTTTCGCCCCCATCCCAAGGGAAAATCAGTAGGGGTCATAACCCTTACCTTCAACCAGGGAAGGCTGGAGGCCATCAGTCACCAGCTATATCTTTTAGAGGCTGATAAATATCCCGAAGATGCGGAAACAGCCATTTGGCTCAAAGAACAAGGGCTTCTCCCCCAAGGGTACTAAAGCTCTGGCCGAGGTCTGCAACCTCTGTGGGGCCTGCGAAGCTGTCTGCCCCATCTATCGTCTGACCGGCCTTGAAACCCTGGTGGCCCGGGGGAAAATGGCCCTTGTACGCTTCAGTGATATTCCCTCCCAGAGACCTTTCCGGGGCTGTCTTTTATGTGGGGCCTGCAAAGCTGGCTGTTCCGCAGGCGCAGATGCCCCGGAGGTGGTCCGACGTCAGAGAAAGGAAGGGCTAGGAGGGCTGAATTTTGCCCTCTCCCTCTGGCGGAATGATCCGACCCGCGAGGCCGTTGTGGATCTCCTCCGCCGCGGAACTGGCCTGGCTTTAAGGATCAGCGGACTCAAAGTCCCCGAACTCCCAAGGCCAGACCTGGCCACCGTAGCCCAGATGATGGGGGCTACCGCCCCCCGGGAGATAGCCATCTTTACCGGCTGTGGTGGCAACTATCTCTTTCCAGAGGCCAGCTACAGCCTCTGGAGGTTGCTGAATGGCCGGGCCTACTTTCCGGCAGAACAGACCTGTTGTGGCCTTCCCTTTCTCTCCTTGGGGCTTAAGGAAGAGGCCCGAGAGCTTGCCCGGCGCAACCTAAAGGCCCTTGCCGGGGCCAGGGTGATTATCACTCCCTGTGTCTCCTGTGCCGCCGCCTTAGAAGAATACCCAAATCTCCTTACGCCCTCAGAAGGAAAGGCCGCTACAGAAATCCTCAAGCGTCTCAAAGGCCCTGAGGCCTTGCTACCCAGACCTAAAAGGATCACCCCCTTTGCCTTTCATATCCCCTGTCATCTCCGCTTCTCTCTCAAGGAAGAGGCCCCCTTTGTTGAGGCCATGAGGGAGATCTTCGGTGAAACCTTCTCGCCTCTTGAAAGGGCCTGCTGCGGCTTCGGAGGGCTTTTACCTCTTCTGGAGAGGAAACTGGCTTATCGAATCCTGGAAAAAAGAGTGGCGGGCCTTCCTGAAGACGTCCCTGTGGTCACCAACTGCACCGCCTGCCTTATCGCCTTAAGACAGAAGCTTCCCAAAGAGAAGGTCAGACACCTTTACACCTTCTGGCTAGATCCAGAAGAGGCCACTCCCTGGCCTCCTTATTAAGGAGGGAATATGTCCAGAATCCTGATAGTAGAGGATGAAAGAGACATTGCTGATCTTGAGGCCTTTCATCTCCAGAGGGCCGGCTTTCAGACCCTCCTGGCCGAGACAGGTCAGGAGGCTCTGAAACACCTGGAAGGAGGAGATATAGATCTGATCATCCTTGACCTAATGCTCCCTGATATGGATGGGCTGGAGATTATCAAGCGGGTCCGGCTTCGGGAGAGGCTTCAGCGGCTACCTATAATCGTTGTCACCGCCAAGGGAGAGGAGATGGACAGGATATTGGGCCTTGAGCTGGGGGCAGACGATTACGTCGTTAAGCCCTTTAGCCCCCGAGAACTGGTCCTCAGGGTCAAGGCGGTGCTTAAGAGAACCGGCTCCCGGGAGGAAACCGGAGGGATCATTCGTATAGATGGTCTGACTATCGATGAGGAACGTTTTCAAGTCCTGATAAATGGGACCCCTGTAAAGCTAACGGCCACAGAATTTCGGCTTCTCTCCACCCTGGCCCGGGCCAGGGGCCGAGTGATGA from Thermosulfuriphilus ammonigenes encodes the following:
- the miaA gene encoding tRNA (adenosine(37)-N6)-dimethylallyltransferase MiaA codes for the protein MIRVVVICGPTGVGKTATAIKLAREIKGEIVGADSLQIYRYLDIGTAKPTPEERALVPHHLIDILEPHQPFDAAKFVHLADKAISEIVSRDRTPLVVGGTGLYIKALIYGLAPLSGKVGPVRERLKEELRERGREVLYRRLQSIDPQAAARISPGDTVRLLRALEIYELTGEPASRIWERHRFARPRYQALKIGLTLPRPILYARIEERTRQMFAQGLVEEVKGLLSRGFSPDIKPLKAIGYRQVVAYLEGKLTLEETVAEVVKETKRYAKRQLTWFRADKEIFWFSPQETEKIIELTRRFLAQR
- a CDS encoding CDP-alcohol phosphatidyltransferase family protein — encoded protein: MNIPNLITLLRILLVPAFVILLLRGYREGALALFIAAGVSDGLDGFLARSLKQQTTLGAVLDPLADKLLLSTSYVTLAIISYLPDWLAVLVISRDVLITLGVVIIFIFRSQVEIRPTLISKATTCLQIATVALALYNGEGVGLKYFIYLTAAATICSGLHYVYKGIRLLSEEN
- the holA gene encoding DNA polymerase III subunit delta, with the translated sequence MPVFDNQKWTNLLQLARSGRIAPVYLFTGDETLCRLRLKELSRCLHEQGYLLKELEDEEELFHELSSGSLLGIRQLLRPDPPLSPGGQERLARMVRGGLPPGLCVALFLSGPGESLKKAARDKGALIHLRPPGKGRDRRPLFKEEALRLASAWGKTLGSGALELLYQRIGDDLFALATEIEKLALAAGPRREISKDLVDELTPLIKEESLLGLAETITTGDLRRALRIIHRLLEGSGLPALKILAALATYLRRLLQALCLLEEEGLDTLPSYPIFSKTIFPKLKEKLPEYPDLKGLHPYALYLLLERARPQRLDDLIEIYLQLAETDMALKGGSSLGYLTLENFVVTWARKTGGIR
- a CDS encoding HD domain-containing protein; translation: MSLYHRLAKFLFEAAMLKRTPRTGYQYLGSGEENVAAHSYGTAIIGMVLSEMAKDVDRCRLICLCLLHDLLEARTGDLNALNKLYEEPDEEAAAEDMARDLPFGDRIRELLSEYRTGQSREALLAHDADQLDMLLSLKEQQDLGNPYAPRWIKFVKRRIKTPEARRLAEAICETDWASWWLDKFVERGDEG
- a CDS encoding (Fe-S)-binding protein, producing MRKQPFGSKNKGFSPKGTKALAEVCNLCGACEAVCPIYRLTGLETLVARGKMALVRFSDIPSQRPFRGCLLCGACKAGCSAGADAPEVVRRQRKEGLGGLNFALSLWRNDPTREAVVDLLRRGTGLALRISGLKVPELPRPDLATVAQMMGATAPREIAIFTGCGGNYLFPEASYSLWRLLNGRAYFPAEQTCCGLPFLSLGLKEEARELARRNLKALAGARVIITPCVSCAAALEEYPNLLTPSEGKAATEILKRLKGPEALLPRPKRITPFAFHIPCHLRFSLKEEAPFVEAMREIFGETFSPLERACCGFGGLLPLLERKLAYRILEKRVAGLPEDVPVVTNCTACLIALRQKLPKEKVRHLYTFWLDPEEATPWPPY
- a CDS encoding response regulator transcription factor, with protein sequence MSRILIVEDERDIADLEAFHLQRAGFQTLLAETGQEALKHLEGGDIDLIILDLMLPDMDGLEIIKRVRLRERLQRLPIIVVTAKGEEMDRILGLELGADDYVVKPFSPRELVLRVKAVLKRTGSREETGGIIRIDGLTIDEERFQVLINGTPVKLTATEFRLLSTLARARGRVMTREVLLDKVWGYHFEGYARTVDTHIRRLRKKLGPMADYIETVWGVGYRFRE